The proteins below come from a single Ochotona princeps isolate mOchPri1 chromosome 13, mOchPri1.hap1, whole genome shotgun sequence genomic window:
- the LOC105941551 gene encoding large ribosomal subunit protein eL39-like, with translation MSSHKTFRIKRFLAKKQKQNRPIPQWIRMKNGNKIRYNSKRRHWRRAKLGL, from the coding sequence ATGTCTTCTCACAAGACCTTCAGAATCAAGAGATTCCtggccaaaaaacaaaaacaaaatcgtCCCATTCCCCAATGGATTCGAATGAAAAACGGCAATAAGATCAGGTATAACTCCAAGAGGAGACACTGGAGAAGAGCCAAGCTGGGTCTGTGA